Proteins from a single region of Ailuropoda melanoleuca isolate Jingjing chromosome 15, ASM200744v2, whole genome shotgun sequence:
- the THNSL1 gene encoding threonine synthase-like 1 — translation MLHFNRCPHLKQIAQKCFSSIHVRTDKHVQLFLSRTFALAEFRKSWRSTHSLVGDKNIILMGPPGAGKTTVGRIIGQKLGCCVIDVDDDILEKTWNMSVSEKLQDVGNEQFLEEEGKAVLNFSASGSVISLTGSNPMHDASMWHLKKNGIIVYLDVPLLDIVSRLKLMKIDRIVGQDAGMSMKDLLKFRRQYYKKWYDTRVFCESGASPEEVADKVLSAVKRYQDVDSETFVSTRHIWPKDEERKVSTKFFSEAVIEGLASDGGLFVPEKEFPKLNCREWKSLVGATYIERAQILLEKCIHPADVPAARLGEMIETAYGENFACSKIAPVRHLAGNQFILELFHGPTGSFKDLSLQLMPHLFAYCIPPGCNYMILVATSGDTGSAVLNGFGRINNNDKQRIAVATFFPENGVSDFQKAQIIGSQKENGWAVGVESDFDFCQTAVKGIFRDSDFTGFLIMEYGTVLSSANSINWGRLLPQVVYHASAYLDLVSQGFISFGSPVDVCIPTGNFGNILAAVYAKRMGIPIRKFICASNQNHVLTDFIKTGHYDLRERKLTRTFSPAIDILKASNLERHLHLMADKDGELMTKLYNQLEEQRHFQIEKMLVEKLQQDFVADWCSEGECLSTIRSTYNTSGYILDPHTAVAKVVADRMQDKTCPVIVSSTAHYSKFAPAVMQALKIKEINHTSSSQLYLLSSYNALPPPHEALLERTKQQEKMEYHVCAADVNVLKSHVEKLIQNQFI, via the coding sequence atgctcCACTTTAACCGATGTCCGCATCTGAAACAAATAGCCCAGAAATGTTTTTCTAGTATACATGTTAGAACGGATAAACATGTGCAGCTGTTTCTTTCAAGAACCTTTGCACTTGCAGAATTCAGGAAGTCATGGCGCTCAACCCACTCTCTTGTTGGAGACAAAAATATTATCCTGATGGGACCgcctggtgctgggaaaacaacAGTAGGCAGAATAATAGGTCAGAAACTAGGTTGTTGTGTCATAGATGTGGATGATGATATCCTTGAAAAAACCTGGAATATGAGTGTGTCTGAAAAATTACAGGATGTTGGTAATGAGCAATttttagaagaggaaggaaaagccGTGTTAAACTTCTCTGCATCTGGAAGTGTGATTTCCCTTACGGGGTCCAATCCCATGCATGATGCTAGCATGTGGCAtctgaagaaaaatggaataattgtATACCTGGATGTACCTCTACTAGATATAGTCAGCCgcttaaaattaatgaaaatcgATAGGATCGTAGGTCAGGATGCTGGAATGTCTATGAAAGACTTACTTAAGTTTAGAAGACAGTACTACAAGAAGTGGTACGATACCCGTGTTTTCTGTGAAAGTGGGGCTTCCCCAGAGGAAGTAGCTGACAAAGTGCTCAGTGCAGTCAAACGATACCAAGATGTGGACTCAGAAACGTTCGTTTCAACGAGACACATTTGGCCTAAAGACGAGGAACGGAAGGTTTCAACAAAATTCTTTAGCGAAGCAGTGATTGAGGGGTTGGCTTCTGACGGCGGACTCTTCGTTCCTGAGAAAGAGTTTCCAAAATTAAACTGTAGGGAGTGGAAAAGCCTCGTAGGAGCAACCTACATAGAAAGGGCACAAATACTGCTGGAAAAGTGTATACATCCTGCGGATGTACCCGCTGCCAGATTGGGAGAAATGATTGAAACTGCTTATGGGGAAAACTTTGCCTGCTCAAAAATCGCCCCTGTCAGGCACCTTGCAGGCAACCAGTTCATCCTGGAGTTGTTTCATGGACCAACAGGGTCATTTAAAGATTTGTCTTTACAGCTTATGCCTCATCTTTTTGCATACTGTATTCCCCCAGGTTGCAATTATATGATACTTGTAGCTACTTCAGGAGACACGGGGAGCGCAGTCTTAAATGGTTTTGGCCGTATTAATAACAATGATAAGCAAAGAATAGCTGTGGCCACATTTTTTCCTGAGAACGGAGTAAGTGATTTTCAGAAAGCACAGATAATTGGCagtcagaaagaaaatggatggGCAGTGGGTGTCGAGTCAGATTTTGATTTTTGCCAGACAGCTGTAAAAGGAATTTTTAGAGATTCTGATTTTACTGGCTTTCTTATTATGGAATATGGAACAGTCTTAAGTTCAGCTAATTCCATAAACTGGGGCCGACTGCTTCCCCAAGTAGTTTATCATGCTTCTGCATATCTTGATCTTGTCAGCCaaggatttatttcttttggaagcCCAGTCGATGTCTGTATTCCCACAGGAAACTTTGGTAACATTTTAGCTGCAGTGTATGCCAAAAGGATGGGAATCCCTATTCGAAAATTTATTTGCGCCTCTAATCAGAACCATGTTTTGACCGATTTTATAAAAACAGGACACTATGatctaagggaaagaaaattaacacGAACCTTTTCACCAGCAATCGATATTCTTAAAGCTTCAAACCTGGAACGACATTTACACCTGATGGCTGATAAAGATGGAGaattaatgacaaaattatacaATCAGTTAGAAGAGCAGCGTCACTTCCAGATAGAGAAGATGCTCGTTGAGAAACTTCAGCAGGATTTTGTAGCCGACTGGTGCTCCGAGGGAGAGTGTCTGTCAACTATTCGTTCCACCTACAATACTTCAGGCTATATTCTGGATCCACACACCGCTGTTGCCAAAGTGGTTGCAGACAGAATGCAAGACAAAACTTGCCCGGTGATTGTCTCTTCTACGGCTCATTACTCCAAGTTTGCACCTGCTGTCATGCAGGCTTTAAAGATTAAAGAAATCAACCATACTTCATCAAGTCAGCTTTATTTACTGAGTTCCTACAATGCATTGCCTCCCCCGCATGAAGCTTTACTAGAGAGAACGAAACAGCAAGAGAAGATGGAGTACCACGTCTGTGCAGCTGATGTGAATGTCCTGAAGAGTCATGTGGAAAAACTAATACAAAATCAATTCATATAA